One Aegilops tauschii subsp. strangulata cultivar AL8/78 chromosome 7, Aet v6.0, whole genome shotgun sequence genomic window carries:
- the LOC109748175 gene encoding F-box/LRR-repeat protein At3g26922-like, whose translation MRRGFDGKAPATGGCGADRLGALPDEILQHALSFLPSREAVRTCLLSRRWRHQWKSAPALRVADVDAFKSAQRFNEFVNHLIVLRDRTPLHACEIAAYKEYKGRYYDDEEPSRYTDLWIRYAMSCNVRLLRLSNHDPSDLDAQYENIEDVLLHAHIASHHLTTLELEGVMFSCEYPLDLSSCPNLETIKMNRCSSLIHVNIWSRSVRCLCITEYDFYSYDEEKPRAAVYVPSLVYLELTGGRGLVPAFESMPLLQTASIKFDWTSTREDNNDGFLLLGRLSDATNLELISEPQALSFRKDLMRCTAFSKLKTLSLNDWCVEPDFGPLLHFLQRSPSLEKLCLRLSKPDEHAKETNASYVSTEPFLASKHLRVVKIRCQANDERVPKILKVMSSYGVPAEQIDVKEGNWSSEGSYSDSEQSDYSYSDTDESD comes from the exons ATGCGTCGGGGGTTCGACGGGAAGGCTCCGGCCACCGGTGGCTGCGGAGCCGACCGCCTAGGCGCGCTGCCGGACGAGATCCTTCAGCATGCGTTGTCGTTCCTGCCGTCGCGCGAGGCCGTGCGCACCTGCCTGCTCTCCCGCCGCTGGCGCCACCAGTGGAAGTCCGCCCCGGCTCTGCGCGTCGCCGACGTCGATGCCTTCAAAAGTGCCCAGCGCTTCAATGAGTTCGTCAACCACCTCATCGTCCTCCGTGACCGGACGCCTCTCCACGCGTGCGAGATCGCCGCCTACAAGGAGTACAAAGGGCGGTACTATGACGACGAGGAGCCCTCCCGGTACACCGACCTGTGGATCCGGTACGCCATGTCGTGCAACGTTCGGCTGCTTCGACTCAGCAACCATGACCCCAGTGATCTAGATGCTCAATATGAGAATATAGAGGATGTTCTGCTTCACGCTCACATTGCCTCCCACCATCTGACGACATTGGAGCTCGAGGGCGTGATGTTCTCGTGCGAATACCCTCTGGATTTATCGAGCTGCCCCAACCTGGAGACCATCAAGATGAACCGATGCTCCTCACTAATTCACGTCAATATATGGTCACGATCTGTGCGATGTCTTTGTATCACGGAGTACGATTTTTATAGCTATGATGAGGAGAAACCTCGTGCTGCCGTTTATGTCCCAAGCCTCGTCTACTTGGAGCTGACCGGCGGCCGTGGCCTGGTTCCTGCGTTTGAGAGCATGCCCTTGTTGCAAACAGCATCTATCAAGTTTGACTGGACTTCAACTAGGGAAGACAACAATGATGGTTTCTTGCTTCTTGGACGCCTGTCAGATGCCACTAATCTAGAACTCATATCCGAGCCTCAAGCG CTTTCTTTCAGGAAAGATTTAATGCGGTGCACTGCATTTAGCAAGCTCAAAACCTTGTCACTCAATGATTGGTGTGTAGAGCCTGATTTTGGCCCACTACTCCACTTTCTCCAGAGGTCACCAAGTCTCGAGAAGCTCTGCCTCCGACTGTCTAAG CCAGATGAACATGCTAAAGAAACAAACGCAAGCTATGTTTCAACTGAACCATTTTTGGCATCGAAGCATCTTAGGGTTGTCAAGATCAGATGTCAGGCAAATGATGAGCGAGTTCCCAAAATTTTGAAGGTCATGAGTTCCTATGGAGTACCTGCTGAGCAAATCGACGTTAAGGAAGGAAATTGGTCTTCCGAGG GATCATATTCAGATTCTGAGCAGTCAGACTATTCGTATTCAGATACGGATGAGTCAGATTAA